The Mycolicibacterium monacense genome contains the following window.
AGACCACGAGCCAGTGCGCTGGTCACCGGGGGCGCCGAGCAGCCCAGGTAGTTCAACCCGCCGTCGGCGTCCCAGGAGATATGACCCCAGGTGTAGGGCGACGGCGCATCCGGCCACGCCGTACCGGTCAGGATGTCCGGCGCGTTGGGGGCGTCGTTGCCGATCCAGCCGTAGATCTCCGAGGTCGGGTAGCTCTGCACCTTGGCGTTGAGCCCGGCTGCGGCCAGCTGAGTCTGGATCAGGTTGTTGATCAGCTGGTTGTCGGGGTTGGAGGAGTCGTATCCGATGGTGACGGCCTTCTGGTCGGCGGGCAGTCCGGCCGCGATCTCGGTGAGCAGCGAGGGGTCGTGGGTGACGTTCTGCTTGGCCAACTCCGGGGCGATCATGTTCGGCGGGTAGAGCTGTTCTGCCTTCTTGCCGCGTCCGAAGTAGGTCTGTTTGACCAGCGCGTCGACGTCGATGGCGGCGAGCACGGCGGCGCGGTTCTTCGGGTCGGTGAGCATGCCGCGGCGCGGGTTGAGGTAGAGGTAGTTCGACATCATCGTCGGCAGCGAGAAGTGGGCGTACTTGTCGTTGTTGAGATACGACTCGACCGCCGACGACGGCAGATCGTGCAGGATCGCGGCGATCTGACCGTTGTTGAACTGAAGCTGCTGGGCGGACACGTCGGTGATGACCGGGATCTCCACCTGCTCGAAATACGGCTTCTCGCCCCAGTATCCGGGGTAGGCGGCCAGTGCGTAGCGCGATCCCACTTCGGCCGCGGTCAGCGTGTACGGTCCGGTGCCGAGATCGTGGGTGGTCAGGTAGTTCTGGGCGTGGTCGTCACCGGCGTTGTCGGCCAACCCCTTCGGGCTGAGCATGCGCGGACCGTACGGGCAGGCGAGGTAGTCCAGGAACGCCGCGTTCGGTGCCTTGAGGGTGATCGTGACGGCATGGTCGCCCTGGGTGGTGATCGATTCCACGTCGGCGACCATGTACGCGGGGCCCTGGTCGACGGCCAGCCTCCGGTCGAAGGACGCCTTGACCGCCTCGGCGGTGAACGGTGTCCCGTCGTGGAACGTCACCCCCTCCCGCAGCTTGAAGGTGAACACGCGGTGGTCCGGTGATTCGGTCCACTCCGTGGCCAGCAGCGGTTCGATCTCCGCCTTCTCGGTGCCACCCTTGTACTGCATCAGGCCTTCGTACACGTTGGTGGTGAGCAGTAGACCCTGTCCGGCGTAGAAGACGTCCGGGTCCGGTGGCTGCCCCGGGTCCTGCAGGAACGACAGGTGCAGCACCTTGTCGGTGGGTGCGGCACTGGGGGCGCCGCCACCGGAATCCGAACCGCCACAGGCGCTCAGGGTCAGTGCGGCGGCCGCCGCGAGTGCGGCGACGGTCTTCAGGCGGCGGATCATCGGACGGCCCCTTCGAGGACGAGTGCGTCGGCGGGCGCGATGGCCCCGAATGCGGTGAGGATCTCTTCGGTGGTGCGCATGGCCCCGGTCTGCAGGTACTCCATCGCGTCGAGGGCGGCGTCGTGGCGGTACTGCGACGAGCCACCGACACAGTCGGTCACCACCCGCACGTAGTAGTCACGCTGATGTGCGTCGGCGAACGTGTAGTGCACGCACACGTCGGTCAGGCCGCCGATCAGGATCAGCGTGGAGGCGTTCAAACCGCGCAGCACGATGTCGAATTCGGTGCCGATGAACCCCGAGTAGCGGCGTTTGACGATGTGGAACTCCTTGTCGTCGCGTTCCGGGCGCGGGCGCAGTGACGGTTCGAGGTCGGTGCCGGCACGTCCGTCGATGCAGTGGGGTCCCTCGACA
Protein-coding sequences here:
- a CDS encoding ABC transporter substrate-binding protein; the protein is MIRRLKTVAALAAAAALTLSACGGSDSGGGAPSAAPTDKVLHLSFLQDPGQPPDPDVFYAGQGLLLTTNVYEGLMQYKGGTEKAEIEPLLATEWTESPDHRVFTFKLREGVTFHDGTPFTAEAVKASFDRRLAVDQGPAYMVADVESITTQGDHAVTITLKAPNAAFLDYLACPYGPRMLSPKGLADNAGDDHAQNYLTTHDLGTGPYTLTAAEVGSRYALAAYPGYWGEKPYFEQVEIPVITDVSAQQLQFNNGQIAAILHDLPSSAVESYLNNDKYAHFSLPTMMSNYLYLNPRRGMLTDPKNRAAVLAAIDVDALVKQTYFGRGKKAEQLYPPNMIAPELAKQNVTHDPSLLTEIAAGLPADQKAVTIGYDSSNPDNQLINNLIQTQLAAAGLNAKVQSYPTSEIYGWIGNDAPNAPDILTGTAWPDAPSPYTWGHISWDADGGLNYLGCSAPPVTSALARGLETGDPQVFSEAAKAAADTGCWLNIADVDDFVVAQPWLAGVEEAHVVTNPNSLRLFELSVA
- a CDS encoding cysteine hydrolase family protein yields the protein MPEQPLIVGNPVLVVVDIQQGGGMPVDEVGIPHMSGHAERVARAEQLVAAARAAEVPIVFFQEVHRPSGVDFGRELDGVEGPHCIDGRAGTDLEPSLRPRPERDDKEFHIVKRRYSGFIGTEFDIVLRGLNASTLILIGGLTDVCVHYTFADAHQRDYYVRVVTDCVGGSSQYRHDAALDAMEYLQTGAMRTTEEILTAFGAIAPADALVLEGAVR